In the genome of Acidimicrobiales bacterium, one region contains:
- a CDS encoding LLM class flavin-dependent oxidoreductase: MKVRVGVGFGPTVFASRDEFATTIGTLDESGLDSLWLSEVLTAPVIDPIVGMAVATGMAPRLKVGTTFVLPGRNLVRTAKELATLDRLSNGRLLITAVAGLRQPGELAALGVTARERGMALDEAVPLLRRLWAGERVTHRGEIYDLQDVAVEPRPVQDPLEVWVGGMVPAALRRTALVADGWLPALCTTAEADAGRRVIDQISQEAGRAIDPEHFGVSIGYSDAAIDADQLAGLARRRPDLEDPAVLVPVGLDALRRQISEFVDVGFSKFVVRPMVTPPDWPAEIRRLADALGDLQT; this comes from the coding sequence GTGAAGGTCCGCGTCGGCGTCGGATTCGGCCCGACGGTCTTCGCCTCCCGCGACGAGTTCGCGACGACCATCGGGACCCTCGACGAGTCCGGGCTGGATTCGCTGTGGCTGTCGGAGGTCCTCACTGCGCCGGTGATCGACCCCATCGTCGGTATGGCGGTGGCGACCGGGATGGCCCCGCGGCTCAAGGTGGGCACGACGTTCGTCCTTCCCGGGCGGAACCTCGTGCGCACTGCGAAGGAGTTGGCGACGCTGGACCGTTTGAGCAACGGGCGGCTGCTGATCACCGCGGTCGCCGGCCTCCGCCAACCCGGCGAACTCGCCGCTCTCGGCGTGACCGCCCGCGAGCGGGGTATGGCCCTCGACGAGGCGGTGCCGCTGCTGCGGCGGCTGTGGGCGGGGGAGCGGGTCACGCACCGGGGTGAGATCTACGACCTTCAGGACGTGGCCGTCGAACCCCGGCCGGTGCAGGACCCGCTGGAGGTGTGGGTCGGCGGGATGGTGCCCGCTGCGTTGCGGCGCACGGCGCTCGTCGCCGACGGCTGGCTGCCTGCGCTGTGCACCACCGCAGAGGCCGACGCCGGACGCCGCGTGATCGACCAGATCTCCCAAGAAGCCGGGCGGGCGATCGACCCCGAGCACTTCGGCGTGAGCATCGGCTATAGCGACGCGGCCATCGACGCCGACCAGCTTGCCGGCCTCGCCCGGCGCCGTCCCGACCTCGAGGATCCAGCGGTGCTCGTGCCGGTGGGGCTCGACGCGCTGCGGCGCCAGATCAGCGAGTTCGTCGACGTCGGCTTCTCGAAGTTCGTCGTGCGCCCGATGGTGACGCCGCCGGACTGGCCTGCCGAGATCCGCCGCCTCGCCGACGCCCTCGGCGATCTCCAGACCTGA
- a CDS encoding metal ABC transporter substrate-binding protein, with translation MLTLFRFSARRRYLAVALAVTLIGAACGGNSDEGAGDGPVVVATTGIWADVVANVACDGLVEVVTIIPAGGDPHAFEPSLADRGAMDDSDLVVANGLGLEEGLADTIDASEATGTAVFEMADHVDSIPTFFDSHDDDHSDSDDHDGDGHGSDHSDDDDHGSDHGDDDDHGDEHDHEGDDPHIWFDPVRVAGALDDLGDAVVGAAGLDADAVAACVADYRAELEAVDAEIAAMVADLPESRRKLVTSHDSMGYFADRYGFTVVGTVIPAPSTLAQSSPAQLEDLAATIESTAVPAIFAEAQHSAADVEALASRVGDVTVVTLNTGSLGEPGSGADTYIGFLRTNAGAVTTALG, from the coding sequence GTGCTCACTCTGTTTCGCTTCTCCGCTCGCCGCCGCTACCTGGCCGTCGCGCTTGCCGTCACCCTCATCGGTGCCGCCTGCGGCGGCAACTCCGACGAGGGAGCCGGTGACGGTCCCGTCGTGGTCGCGACGACGGGCATCTGGGCCGACGTCGTCGCCAACGTGGCCTGTGACGGTCTGGTCGAGGTGGTGACGATCATCCCGGCCGGGGGCGATCCCCACGCGTTCGAACCGTCACTGGCTGACCGCGGCGCGATGGACGACTCGGACCTGGTCGTCGCCAACGGGCTCGGCCTGGAGGAGGGCCTCGCGGACACGATCGATGCCAGCGAGGCGACGGGGACAGCGGTCTTCGAGATGGCCGACCATGTGGACTCGATCCCGACGTTCTTCGACAGCCACGACGACGATCACAGTGACAGCGATGATCACGACGGGGACGGCCACGGCAGCGATCACAGTGATGACGACGATCACGGCAGCGATCACGGTGACGACGACGATCACGGCGACGAGCACGACCACGAGGGCGACGACCCTCACATCTGGTTCGACCCTGTGCGCGTCGCGGGGGCGCTCGATGACCTGGGCGACGCAGTGGTCGGCGCGGCGGGCCTCGACGCCGACGCAGTCGCAGCCTGCGTCGCCGACTACCGCGCGGAACTGGAGGCGGTCGACGCCGAGATCGCGGCGATGGTCGCGGACCTTCCCGAGAGCCGACGCAAGCTCGTCACCAGCCACGACTCCATGGGCTACTTCGCCGACCGCTACGGCTTCACCGTCGTGGGAACCGTGATCCCGGCCCCTTCGACGCTCGCCCAGTCGAGCCCAGCCCAACTCGAGGACCTGGCTGCGACGATCGAATCCACCGCCGTGCCCGCGATCTTCGCCGAGGCCCAACACTCCGCCGCTGATGTCGAGGCGCTCGCGAGCCGCGTCGGGGACGTCACGGTCGTCACCTTGAACACCGGGTCGCTCGGCGAGCCGGGGAGCGGCGCCGACACGTACATCGGCTTCCTGCGCACCAACGCTGGAGCCGTGACGACGGCCCTGGGCTGA
- a CDS encoding flavodoxin family protein — translation MKVLVVYDSMTGNTERAAEYIGGAARDAGHEVTVRPVGALDLKELATADIVFVGCWTDGLFFFGQRPGRAGKFRKMPVITGKRVAAFCTYAINSGGTVDSLADILTDLGADVVATAKIHRKRIAEEAKAFAAEALGAVPVA, via the coding sequence ATGAAGGTTCTCGTCGTCTACGACTCGATGACCGGCAACACCGAGCGTGCCGCCGAGTACATCGGGGGCGCCGCCCGTGACGCAGGTCACGAGGTGACCGTGCGCCCAGTCGGTGCTCTCGACCTGAAGGAACTGGCCACGGCCGACATCGTCTTCGTCGGTTGCTGGACCGACGGCCTCTTCTTCTTCGGCCAGCGGCCGGGCCGCGCCGGGAAGTTCCGGAAGATGCCCGTCATCACGGGCAAGCGGGTCGCCGCGTTCTGCACGTACGCGATCAACTCAGGTGGGACGGTGGACTCGTTGGCGGACATCCTCACCGACCTCGGCGCCGACGTGGTGGCCACCGCGAAGATCCACCGCAAGCGCATCGCCGAGGAGGCCAAGGCGTTTGCAGCCGAGGCTCTCGGCGCCGTCCCCGTCGCGTGA
- a CDS encoding SGNH/GDSL hydrolase family protein produces the protein MAEVPKLRRDRSGLSLTKIAARFHGGVREVEEQIEPYARWWDEANAAALEAEGPLWVAFGDSTAQGIGADEPSGSYVGQALMKLRDVSGQPWRVLNLSMTGARFADVSGHQVPAARSVLNGSVPALVTCVVGTNDVLFRWGFDGIVEDARAMVEAVPDDTLLGRLGSSRGRRRIAVNEIFATAEAEGGVDLFDVWVWPDDGERRLAADGFHPNDLGYEMMADALMSAVRDRLGL, from the coding sequence ATGGCAGAGGTGCCGAAGCTCCGGCGGGATCGCAGCGGTCTGAGCCTCACGAAGATCGCGGCGCGGTTCCACGGTGGGGTGCGCGAGGTCGAGGAACAGATCGAGCCCTACGCCCGCTGGTGGGACGAGGCGAACGCCGCCGCCCTCGAGGCGGAAGGCCCGCTGTGGGTCGCGTTCGGCGACTCGACCGCGCAGGGCATCGGCGCCGACGAACCGTCGGGCAGCTACGTCGGCCAGGCCCTGATGAAGCTGCGGGACGTGTCCGGTCAGCCGTGGAGGGTTCTGAACCTGTCGATGACGGGTGCGAGGTTCGCGGACGTCAGCGGTCACCAGGTTCCCGCCGCCCGGTCTGTCCTGAACGGCTCGGTGCCGGCTCTGGTCACGTGTGTGGTCGGCACCAACGACGTCCTGTTCCGTTGGGGGTTCGACGGGATCGTCGAGGACGCCCGCGCCATGGTGGAGGCGGTACCAGACGACACGCTGCTCGGACGCCTCGGCAGCAGCCGCGGGAGGCGACGGATCGCGGTGAACGAGATCTTCGCGACCGCGGAGGCCGAGGGCGGGGTAGACCTGTTCGACGTCTGGGTCTGGCCCGACGACGGCGAACGGCGTCTGGCCGCCGACGGCTTCCACCCCAACGACCTGGGCTACGAGATGATGGCCGACGCCCTCATGTCCGCCGTCCGCGACCGCCTCGGCCTGTAA
- a CDS encoding helix-turn-helix domain-containing protein: MTTTADDTKQANLLELVRYAAEHAQVAQSKRDAAVREAHRAGASLREIATVSGFSHMTVKRIVERTQD; this comes from the coding sequence ATGACAACGACCGCAGACGATACGAAGCAGGCGAACCTGCTGGAGCTGGTCCGCTACGCCGCCGAGCACGCGCAGGTGGCGCAGAGCAAGCGAGATGCCGCTGTGCGCGAAGCCCACCGGGCAGGGGCGTCCCTTCGCGAGATCGCCACCGTCAGCGGATTTTCCCACATGACGGTGAAGCGAATCGTCGAGCGAACACAGGACTGA
- a CDS encoding ATP-binding cassette domain-containing protein — MTESAVAVQLEGVTVRYGETAALDAVDLAVAPGERVALVGSSGAGKTTLLDVVTGVVTADDGTVSVFDEELSGLRGRALRGLRRRVGTVGQDHDMAPSLRVIHNVNAGRLGSWSTAGALWSLMVPTGRSDAVAALDAVGLGSRADSRTDDLSGGERQRVAVARVLRQRPELVLADEPTSSVDPALADLVMGLLCAGPSTPRWTLLVTVHDPALARRHVDRLVGLRDGRVVLDAPAADVTDGDLHALYRT; from the coding sequence GTGACGGAGTCGGCCGTGGCCGTCCAACTCGAAGGGGTGACCGTCCGCTACGGCGAGACCGCGGCGCTCGACGCGGTGGATCTCGCCGTGGCGCCGGGCGAGCGGGTGGCCCTCGTCGGGTCGAGTGGCGCAGGAAAGACCACCCTGCTCGACGTCGTGACCGGGGTCGTCACTGCCGACGACGGGACCGTCTCGGTCTTCGACGAAGAGCTGTCCGGGCTGCGGGGCCGCGCGCTGCGCGGTCTGCGTCGACGCGTCGGCACGGTCGGCCAGGATCACGACATGGCACCATCGCTGCGTGTCATCCACAACGTGAACGCCGGACGTCTTGGGTCGTGGTCGACGGCCGGTGCGCTGTGGTCCCTGATGGTCCCCACTGGCCGCAGCGACGCAGTGGCCGCCTTGGACGCGGTCGGCCTCGGTAGCCGGGCGGACTCGCGCACCGACGATCTGTCCGGCGGCGAACGTCAGCGGGTCGCCGTGGCCAGGGTGCTTCGCCAACGGCCCGAGCTCGTGCTGGCCGACGAGCCGACGTCGTCGGTGGACCCCGCGCTGGCGGATCTCGTCATGGGCCTGCTGTGCGCGGGACCGTCGACGCCACGGTGGACGCTGCTCGTGACGGTCCACGACCCGGCGCTGGCGCGCCGCCACGTCGACCGACTCGTGGGGCTCCGGGACGGGCGGGTCGTCCTGGATGCCCCGGCGGCCGACGTAACCGACGGCGACCTCCACGCGCTCTACCGGACGTGA
- a CDS encoding Fur family transcriptional regulator, with amino-acid sequence MSVHPPDSGDIHAQIRDRLSHGEHRYTRSRRRLVEAVVRAGRPVTLPEILEHEPDLAQSSAYRNLDVLEQCGVVRRITVSGDHAHFELTEPLLEHHHHLICDGCGAITDVHLDDELERLVDRNLTAAADAAGFTPLRHSLDLHGLCADCSR; translated from the coding sequence GTGAGCGTGCACCCCCCGGACAGCGGCGACATCCACGCGCAGATCCGGGACCGCCTGTCGCACGGCGAACACCGCTACACCCGGAGCCGCCGACGACTGGTCGAGGCTGTCGTGCGGGCCGGCCGCCCCGTGACCCTGCCCGAGATCCTCGAACACGAACCCGATCTGGCCCAGAGTTCCGCCTACCGCAATCTCGATGTCCTCGAACAGTGCGGTGTGGTCCGGCGGATCACCGTCAGCGGCGACCACGCCCACTTCGAACTCACCGAGCCGCTCCTCGAGCACCATCACCACCTGATCTGTGACGGGTGCGGGGCGATCACCGACGTCCATCTCGACGACGAACTCGAACGCCTCGTCGATCGCAATCTCACGGCCGCGGCCGATGCCGCAGGCTTCACGCCCCTGCGTCACAGCCTCGACCTGCACGGACTCTGCGCCGACTGCAGCCGCTGA
- a CDS encoding putative selenate ABC transporter substrate-binding protein yields the protein MSALRRPVSWRALITVLAVAVLALAACGGDDDEGGSSGGSSETLRIGAIPDQEPERLQRTYGLLADHLESELGVTVEYVPVTDYQGAVTAFGVGDLDVVWFGGLTGVQARLEVDGARAVAQRDIDEEFTSVFIAGADTGIEPFDSVDGLAALSGHSFTFGSESSTSGRLMPQSFLAEAGVDVGADLDGPPGFSGSHDATIEVVSAGTYESGALNSQVWDSRAEEGAVDTDRVVEVFRTPPYYDYHWVARPELDDRFGDGFTDRFVEALTSLSADDPSDVEILDLFGAGAFIATENANYGAIEDVAKEVGLIR from the coding sequence ATGAGCGCTCTGCGGAGGCCCGTCAGTTGGCGGGCGTTGATCACGGTTCTGGCGGTTGCAGTGCTCGCCCTGGCGGCCTGCGGCGGTGATGATGATGAAGGCGGTTCCTCCGGCGGTTCGTCGGAGACTCTGAGGATCGGGGCGATCCCCGACCAGGAGCCCGAGCGGCTCCAGCGCACCTACGGGTTGCTCGCCGACCACCTCGAGTCGGAGTTGGGCGTGACCGTGGAGTACGTGCCGGTGACCGACTACCAGGGAGCGGTCACGGCGTTCGGGGTCGGCGATCTCGACGTCGTCTGGTTCGGTGGCCTCACCGGGGTTCAGGCCCGCCTCGAGGTCGACGGTGCGAGGGCGGTCGCCCAGCGCGACATCGACGAGGAGTTCACGTCGGTGTTCATCGCGGGCGCCGACACGGGCATCGAACCGTTCGATTCCGTGGACGGGCTCGCTGCGTTGTCCGGGCACTCGTTCACGTTCGGTTCGGAGTCCTCCACGTCGGGTCGACTCATGCCGCAGTCGTTCCTCGCCGAGGCAGGTGTGGACGTCGGCGCCGATCTCGACGGCCCGCCGGGATTCTCGGGCTCGCACGACGCGACGATCGAGGTCGTGAGCGCAGGGACCTACGAGTCGGGTGCGCTCAACTCCCAGGTCTGGGATTCACGCGCCGAGGAAGGCGCGGTCGACACCGACCGGGTAGTCGAAGTCTTCCGTACCCCGCCCTACTACGACTACCACTGGGTCGCCCGGCCCGAGCTCGACGACCGCTTCGGCGACGGGTTCACCGACCGGTTCGTAGAGGCCCTGACGTCCCTGAGTGCCGACGATCCCTCCGACGTCGAGATCCTCGACCTGTTCGGCGCCGGGGCGTTCATCGCCACCGAGAACGCGAACTACGGGGCGATCGAAGACGTGGCGAAGGAGGTCGGGCTGATCCGGTGA
- a CDS encoding tyrosine-protein phosphatase — MTPVPIPSGYHAVHTDGVARRLVLDRASNVRDLGGFDTPGGKTRFGRVLRADQLGTLSDADVAALTGHIRVERIVDLRGIDEAGAAGSGRLADLVDYRLIPVRDQANDTYTFEAQKGLSYAERYLSQLEHHADRFVRAVRHLVEGDGPAIVHCTAGKDRTGLVAMLLLSTAGVDDEAVVDDYAATARVPPEAKQASRDPILDEFWAEYMRFADTADVQTPETMTATMHEVLAGVADRWGSPAGYLAIHGDDELVTRVRTVLVG, encoded by the coding sequence GTGACCCCCGTTCCGATCCCCTCCGGCTACCACGCGGTACACACCGACGGCGTGGCCCGGCGTCTCGTGCTCGACCGCGCGTCGAATGTGCGCGACCTCGGCGGCTTCGACACGCCCGGCGGGAAGACCCGCTTCGGGCGGGTCCTGCGGGCCGATCAACTCGGAACGCTGAGCGACGCCGACGTCGCCGCGCTGACCGGCCACATCCGCGTCGAGCGCATCGTCGACCTGCGCGGCATCGACGAGGCGGGCGCCGCGGGAAGCGGCCGGCTCGCAGACCTCGTCGACTATCGACTCATCCCGGTGCGCGACCAGGCCAACGACACCTACACGTTCGAGGCGCAGAAGGGCCTCAGCTACGCCGAGCGCTACCTGAGCCAACTCGAACACCACGCCGACCGGTTCGTGCGGGCGGTGCGCCACCTGGTCGAGGGCGACGGGCCGGCGATCGTGCACTGCACCGCCGGCAAGGACCGCACCGGGCTCGTCGCGATGCTCCTCCTGTCGACCGCCGGGGTCGACGACGAAGCTGTGGTCGACGACTACGCAGCAACCGCCCGGGTCCCACCCGAGGCGAAGCAGGCGAGCCGCGATCCGATCCTCGACGAGTTCTGGGCGGAATACATGCGCTTCGCCGACACGGCCGACGTCCAGACCCCCGAGACGATGACCGCCACGATGCACGAGGTCCTCGCCGGGGTGGCCGATCGGTGGGGGTCTCCCGCCGGCTACCTCGCCATCCATGGCGACGACGAGCTGGTCACCCGCGTCCGCACCGTCCTCGTGGGCTGA
- a CDS encoding ABC transporter permease subunit codes for MTTRRRDVGGFTARRRIVVGAVAALVWAVARAGVDDGIVNTGGWSSFRRFWRSAADLEVSGEFLRLTVDAATLTLSYAVLGTVLSVVLGCLGALVISETLWGDRIGRRIAGALLVVPRAVHEILWALLLVQVLGFDPLVAVIAIGVPFGAVTAKVYAETIDEADQRAYRRLSASGAGRLTALAYGIVPEVRGELISYAFYRFECAIRSAAVLGIIGAGGLGFQLDLSFESLRYDEIWTLIVALMILSGLADTWSSRVRRSRDPRVGRFSLLAVVALVPLSWRWIDLDPTELVSARTRRLGRELLGDLFPARLGPGGWRELIDATVDTVAMSVLATAIAAGGGLALAIAVRRRTMRTALSLPAGDLARVVGRGVLLLFRAVPAPVWAFVWVLVLFPGPWPGAVALGIYNLGVLGRLFAETLEDADVRPADMLVASGANHTQALWYGTLPTAAPRLVALAAYRWEVIVRETVVVGVVGAGGLGQLINEHLAARDFAAVTGAIGALVIVTLVIDRIGAHFRRHLR; via the coding sequence GTGACAACCCGACGCCGCGACGTCGGTGGGTTCACCGCTCGGCGCCGCATCGTGGTCGGTGCGGTCGCCGCGCTCGTCTGGGCGGTGGCGCGGGCCGGCGTGGACGATGGCATCGTCAACACCGGCGGCTGGTCGAGCTTCCGAAGGTTCTGGAGATCGGCGGCGGACCTCGAGGTCAGCGGGGAGTTCCTGCGACTCACCGTGGACGCAGCGACGCTCACCTTGTCCTACGCGGTCCTCGGCACGGTGCTGTCGGTCGTTCTCGGCTGCCTCGGTGCACTCGTCATCTCCGAGACGTTGTGGGGCGACAGGATCGGTCGGCGGATCGCGGGTGCTCTACTGGTCGTGCCGCGCGCCGTCCACGAGATCCTCTGGGCACTGCTGCTCGTCCAGGTACTCGGGTTCGACCCGCTCGTAGCGGTCATCGCCATCGGCGTCCCGTTCGGCGCGGTCACCGCGAAGGTGTACGCGGAGACCATCGACGAGGCCGACCAGCGGGCGTACCGGCGCCTCAGCGCTTCGGGAGCGGGCCGGCTCACGGCGCTCGCGTACGGCATCGTCCCCGAGGTCCGCGGCGAGCTGATCTCGTATGCCTTCTACCGGTTCGAGTGCGCCATCCGGTCCGCGGCGGTACTCGGGATCATCGGCGCCGGCGGGCTCGGGTTCCAGCTGGATCTCAGCTTCGAGTCGTTGCGCTACGACGAGATCTGGACGCTCATCGTCGCGCTGATGATCCTCAGCGGACTGGCCGACACCTGGTCCTCCCGGGTGCGACGCAGTCGGGACCCCCGGGTCGGGCGCTTCTCTCTGCTCGCGGTCGTCGCTCTCGTGCCGCTGTCGTGGCGCTGGATCGATCTCGACCCGACCGAGCTCGTCTCGGCACGGACCCGTCGGCTCGGCCGCGAGCTGCTGGGCGATCTGTTCCCCGCCCGACTCGGCCCCGGCGGATGGCGCGAGCTGATCGACGCGACGGTGGACACGGTCGCGATGTCGGTGCTCGCGACGGCGATCGCTGCCGGCGGCGGACTGGCCCTCGCGATCGCCGTGCGCCGCCGGACGATGCGGACCGCACTGAGCCTGCCTGCCGGTGACCTCGCCCGGGTGGTGGGGCGGGGAGTGCTGTTGTTGTTCCGCGCCGTGCCCGCTCCGGTGTGGGCCTTCGTGTGGGTGCTCGTGCTGTTCCCCGGGCCGTGGCCGGGCGCCGTGGCGCTCGGGATCTACAACCTCGGTGTCCTCGGACGCCTCTTCGCGGAGACGCTCGAGGATGCCGATGTGCGCCCCGCCGACATGCTCGTGGCGTCCGGCGCCAACCACACCCAGGCACTGTGGTACGGCACGTTGCCGACGGCCGCCCCCCGCCTCGTCGCGCTCGCCGCCTACCGCTGGGAGGTGATCGTGCGCGAGACCGTGGTGGTCGGCGTGGTCGGTGCCGGCGGGCTCGGCCAGTTGATCAACGAGCACCTCGCCGCCCGGGACTTCGCCGCCGTCACCGGCGCCATCGGCGCGCTCGTAATCGTCACCCTCGTCATCGACAGGATCGGCGCCCACTTCCGCCGCCACCTGCGGTGA
- a CDS encoding metal ABC transporter permease: protein MDFLTDPVGWWIEPFVDKAFMQNALWAGLLAVLTTSVVGTWVVLRGMSFLGDALAHGVLPGIAIAFIIGVDTTMGALVAALVMVGGVNVIRATSPLPEDTSIGVLFVGFLALAVVVMSSNSGSYSGDLNRFLFGSITGVDDRDLIRQAIAAGISVLGVALFYRAFLVMTFDETQARIQGLRPRLSHAVLLVLLAISIVSSFEAVGNLLVFAFLVAPPATAALLVRRVPVIMVTAVAVGAVSVVVGLLISFHHESAAGATMALCAVVAFLAVLCGRAVHTAISARSVPLAPT, encoded by the coding sequence GTGGACTTCCTCACAGACCCCGTCGGCTGGTGGATCGAGCCCTTCGTCGACAAGGCCTTCATGCAGAACGCGCTGTGGGCGGGCCTCCTCGCCGTCCTCACGACGTCGGTCGTCGGGACCTGGGTGGTGCTACGCGGGATGAGCTTCCTCGGCGACGCGCTCGCCCACGGGGTGCTGCCCGGCATCGCCATCGCTTTCATCATCGGGGTCGACACGACAATGGGCGCGCTGGTCGCCGCGCTCGTCATGGTGGGCGGCGTGAACGTCATCCGGGCGACCTCCCCGTTGCCCGAGGACACGTCGATCGGAGTGCTGTTCGTCGGGTTCCTCGCGCTCGCGGTCGTCGTCATGTCGAGCAACTCGGGCTCCTATTCGGGCGACCTCAATCGCTTCCTGTTCGGGTCGATCACCGGTGTCGACGACCGGGACCTGATCCGCCAGGCGATCGCGGCTGGCATCTCGGTCCTCGGGGTGGCGCTGTTCTACCGGGCGTTCCTGGTGATGACCTTCGACGAGACCCAGGCACGGATCCAGGGTCTGCGCCCCCGGCTGTCACACGCCGTGCTGCTCGTGCTGCTGGCCATCTCGATCGTTTCGTCGTTCGAGGCGGTGGGCAACCTGCTCGTGTTCGCCTTCCTCGTCGCACCGCCCGCCACGGCGGCCCTGCTCGTGCGGCGGGTGCCGGTGATCATGGTGACCGCCGTGGCCGTGGGCGCCGTGTCCGTCGTGGTCGGCCTGCTCATCAGCTTCCACCACGAGTCCGCAGCCGGTGCGACCATGGCGCTCTGCGCCGTCGTCGCCTTCCTCGCTGTGCTGTGCGGACGTGCCGTGCACACCGCGATCAGCGCCCGCTCGGTCCCTCTGGCACCGACCTGA